One stretch of Pieris brassicae chromosome 8, ilPieBrab1.1, whole genome shotgun sequence DNA includes these proteins:
- the LOC123712720 gene encoding protein 5NUC-like isoform X5: MSFQAILHLTTVIAVIALSSSSIVKSPSNDGTFELLILHNNDMHARFEQTSQLSGACTTADRDAGKCYGGFPRVAHIVKEARKAAESGEGPPVLYLNAGDTYTGTAWFTIYKWTIAAEFLNALQPDAVSLGNHEFDTDKIGLSPLMQSLNSVVIASNVIVNTPEANEKIKKSVVLKINNVLVGIVGYLTPSLSILDSAGNIEYIDEVLALTEEVANLKEQNVDIIIALGQSSHKDLDVAKEVQGVDLVIAGNQNIFYTNGTTLKSGKDDPQNIVIITQKSGKRVPVIKAYDYSKYLGKIFAKFDRNGELINCDANYIVLDNSIPQDLEAERMVETLRTSLKSSSEILGKTAVVLDASSCKKEECNFGNLVTDSVILQYSVNYQADWRWTDAPIAIIHGGALNGKIAPAQRPGDVTRNDLLSALPATNNLVVVNVNGKIIMEALEHSVSSYTTSGSDRFLQFSGIQVTYNFHNEPGSRVVNVLVRCCRCTVPVFYIIEDTRDYKIIMPSSLANGEFGYSMFVNLSKTNLNYDEVHCVSEFIKLRNPVYPEISDRITLLNTDSVPGSAHVIKATTFLLVAIIVKNLIA, encoded by the exons ATG TCATTCCAGGCAATCCTGCATCTGACTACGGTGATCGCCGTGATAGCCCTATCATCGAGTAGCATCGTGAAATCGCCAAGTAATGATGGCACATTCGAACTCTTGATACTTCACAACAATGACATGCACGCTCGCTTTGAGCAGACTTCACAGTTGAGTGGAGCCTGTACTACTGCTGATAGAGATGCTGGAAAGTGCTATGGAGGGTTCCCTAGGGTTGCCCATAT TGTGAAAGAGGCTCGTAAGGCTGCTGAATCTGGTGAAGGTCCACCTGTCCTGTACCTCAATGCTGGAGACACTTACACAGGCACCGCCTGGTTTACTATTTACAAGTGGACGATAGCGGCTGAGTTTCTTAACGCTTTGCAACCTGACGCTGTT TCTCTCGGAAACCACGAATTCGATACGGACAAGATAGGCCTCTCTCCTCTGATGCAAAGCTTAAACTCCGTTGTTATTGCTTCAAATGTAATCGTTAACACTCCTGAAGCaaacgaaaaaattaaaaaatctgtagtacttaaaataaacaatgtccTCGTCGGTATTGTTGGTTATCTGACCCCTTCCTTGTCCATTTTAGACAGCGCCGGCAACATTGAATATATCGACGAAGTTCTTGCCCTTACAGAAGAAGTGGCTAATCTAAAAGAACAAAACGTTGACATAATTATTGCCTTAGGACAATCTTCACACAAAGATTTAGATGTAGCAAAAGAAGTACAAGGTGTCGATTTAGTAATAGCAGgcaatcaaaatattttttacaccaATGGTACGACACTAAAGAGTGGAAAGGACGACCCACAAAACATTGTGATAATAACACAGAAATCGGGAAAACGCGTACCAGTAATAAAAGCATATGACTATTCCAAATACTTAGGAAAGATTTTCGCTAAATTTGATCGTAATggagaattaattaattgcgATGCCAATTACATTGTACTTGATAATTCAATTCCTCAAGATCTTGAAGCTGAACGTATGGTAGAAACACTAAGAACTAGTTTAAAGTCTAGTTCAGAAATTTTAGGTAAGACAGCAGTTGTTTTAGATGCATCTTCTTGTAAGAAAGAAGAATGTAATTTTGGCAATTTAGTGACAGATTCCGTTATACTGCAATACTCAGTTAATTATCAAGCTGATTGGAGATGGACCGATGCTCCAATAGCTATAATTCATGGAGGTGCTTTAAATGGTAAGATTGCACCCGCGCAGAGGCCAGGTGATGTCACGAGAAATGATTTGCTATCAGCTCTCCCTGCGACAAACAACTTAGTAGTAGTTAATGTGAatggaaaaattataatggAGGCTCTCGAACATTCAGTCTCGAGTTATACAACTTCGGGATCAGACAGATTCCTTCAATTTTCCGGTATACAAGTtacatacaattttcataacGAACCTGGCTCTAGGGTTGTTAATGTACTAGTCCGCTGTTGTAGATGTACAGTTCccgtattttatataattgaagaTACAAGggattacaaaattataatgccATCCTCTCTAGCTAACGGGGAATTTGGTTATTCAATGTTCGTAAACTTGTCAAAGACAAATCTCAATTATGATGAAGTTCACTGTGTATCggaatttattaaactaagaaATCCTGTATATCCAGAAATATCAGATCGTATTACGCTTCTAAACACTGATTCTGTGCCGGGGTCTGCTCATGTAATAAAGGCAACAACATTCCTTCTAGTCGCCATTATAGTAAAGAATTTAATTGCCTAA
- the LOC123712720 gene encoding protein 5NUC-like isoform X4 yields the protein MSFQAILHLTTVIAVIALSSSSIVKSPSNDGTFELLILHNNDMHARFEQTSQLSGACTTADRDAGKCYGGFPRVAHIVKEARKAAESGEGPPVLYLNAGDTYTGTAWFTIYKWTIAAEFLNALQPDAVSLGNHEFDNGINGLAPFIANLSCPNLASNLILDDEPILKSEVNLKNSVVFDINKVKVAVIGYLTPDTKVLAVRNNVTYIDEVIAIRAEVKRLQNEGVQIFIALGHSGFVKDLEIAKVVEDIDLVIGGHTNTFLWNGPSPDIEKVQGPYPMIVKQDSGRSVPVVQAYAYTKYIGYLQLTFDMQGEIKSIEETNPILLNSSIPEDLELLAIVHKYRDSILKLTDVVVGSTSVFLDGHSCRLRECNLGNMITDAIVQKYASEYTGPGWTDTPIAITQGGGIRASISHVNKISNITWGDLLTVMPFDDKVVKVSLHGYELRKMLEHSVAAYNTIRAPGQFLQVSGMRIEYDFSRNPGNRVSKALILCGDCEIPVYSPLNDARSYNVLINGFLSMGGDGYSIFIGKPIVHLKFNELGATTDYVNKTSPVYPAIEGRIIIYNEKALSLGHTNSLSEFTILSAIGCMLII from the exons ATG TCATTCCAGGCAATCCTGCATCTGACTACGGTGATCGCCGTGATAGCCCTATCATCGAGTAGCATCGTGAAATCGCCAAGTAATGATGGCACATTCGAACTCTTGATACTTCACAACAATGACATGCACGCTCGCTTTGAGCAGACTTCACAGTTGAGTGGAGCCTGTACTACTGCTGATAGAGATGCTGGAAAGTGCTATGGAGGGTTCCCTAGGGTTGCCCATAT TGTGAAAGAGGCTCGTAAGGCTGCTGAATCTGGTGAAGGTCCACCTGTCCTGTACCTCAATGCTGGAGACACTTACACAGGCACCGCCTGGTTTACTATTTACAAGTGGACGATAGCGGCTGAGTTTCTTAACGCTTTGCAACCTGACGCTGTT TCGCTGGGAAATCACGAATTCGATAATGGAATAAACGGTTTGGCACCATTTATTGCCAACTTATCCTGCCCTAATCTTGCTTCTAATCTGATTCTGGATGACGAACCGATTCTAAAATCAgaagttaatttaaagaaCTCGGTTGTATTTGATATCAACAAAGTTAAAGTTGCGGTTATTGGTTATTTAACGCCTGATACAAAAGTCTTAGCTGTAAGAAATAATGTAACCTATATAGATGAGGTAATTGCTATAAGAGCAGAAGTCAAAAGACTTCAAAATGAAGGAGTACAAATTTTCATTGCTTTAGGACATTCAGGTTTTGTAAAAGATTTAGAAATAGCGAAAGTAGTCGAGGATATCGATTTGGTAATCGGTGGACATACAAATACTTTTCTCTGGAACGGTCCTAGTCCTGATATCGAAAAGGTACAAGGTCCTTATCCAATGATTGTTAAACAAGATTCCGGAAGAAGTGTTCCTGTAGTACAAGCTTATGCTTACACGAAATATATAGGATACTTGCAACTAACGTTTGATATGCAAGGAGAAATCAAATCAATTGAAGAAACTAATccaattttgttaaatagtaGCATTCCGGAAGATCTTGAACTTCTAGCGATTGTTCACAAGTATCGcgattcaatattaaaacttacgGATGTGGTAGTTGGTAGCACCTCAGTTTTTCTCGATGGCCACTCATGCCGTTTAAGGGAGTGTAATTTAGGTAATATGATTACAGATGCAATAGTGCAGAAATATGCCTCTGAGTATACAGGACCCGGTTGGACAGATACGCCTATTGCTATTACTCAAGGAGGCGGTATTCGAGCTTCTATTAgtcatgttaataaaatcagTAACATAACGTGGGGTGACTTGCTCACTGTTATGCCCTTTGATGATAAAGTTGTCAAAGTGTCATTACATGGTTATGAACTTCGTAAAATGTTAGAACACTCTGTTGCTGCATACAATACTATACGTGCTCCTGGACAATTTCTGCAAGTTTCCGGAATGCGAATAGAATATGATTTTAGTAGAAACCCTGGAAATAGAGTATCAAAAGCTCTAATATTGTGTGGAGATTGTGAAATACCAGTTTATTCACCTCTCAATGATGCGAGATCTTATAATGTTCTTATAAATGGATTTTTGTCTATGGGTGGCGATGGATATTCGATATTTATTGGCAAACCaattgttcatttaaaatttaacgaaTTGGGAGCTACTActgattatgtaaataaaactagtCCTGTGTATCCAGCAATTGAAGGCcgcattattatttataacgagAAAGCCTTAAGTTTGGGTCATACTAATTCTTTATCAGAGTTTACCATATTATCGGCTATAGGTTGTATGCTAATAATTTAG
- the LOC123712720 gene encoding protein 5NUC-like isoform X3: MSFQAILHLTTVIAVIALSSSSIVKSPSNDGTFELLILHNNDMHARFEQTSQLSGACTTADRDAGKCYGGFPRVAHIVKEARKAAESGEGPPVLYLNAGDTYTGTAWFTIYKWTIAAEFLNALQPDAVSLGNHEFDQGVNGLTPFIKNLKSPVLAANLILTKVPELEKEVNLRNSIVFNISGTPIGVIGYLTPETKHLVLPNDVEYIEETIALQREVNNLKEDGVKIIIALGHSGYLKDLEIAKKVDGLSLVIGGHTNTFLWNGTSPDSEKIIGPYPTYVTQTSGKQVPVVQAYAYTKYLGKLHMVFNSKGELLRADGNPILLDNSIPQDPEVLNIINQYKEKVLNYTEEVIGNTSVVLDGLSCQHTECNLGNLIADAMVYTYAMDYNGEHWTDAPIAVIQGGGIRSSISVTKIPTTITKGDLIAVLPFEGILVVVKMTGTILKQMLEHAIANLSDLDPPGEFLQVSGLKVMYNLDKPIGSKVINVMARCWNCSIPLYSDVTENEEYNVIMPNFIFNGGDGYSMFTGLPVRSLTYGEFDATSLYIKQHSPVWPEIEGRVILRQNSATDSSYVLRPSIMYIAIVITATLHIL, from the exons ATG TCATTCCAGGCAATCCTGCATCTGACTACGGTGATCGCCGTGATAGCCCTATCATCGAGTAGCATCGTGAAATCGCCAAGTAATGATGGCACATTCGAACTCTTGATACTTCACAACAATGACATGCACGCTCGCTTTGAGCAGACTTCACAGTTGAGTGGAGCCTGTACTACTGCTGATAGAGATGCTGGAAAGTGCTATGGAGGGTTCCCTAGGGTTGCCCATAT TGTGAAAGAGGCTCGTAAGGCTGCTGAATCTGGTGAAGGTCCACCTGTCCTGTACCTCAATGCTGGAGACACTTACACAGGCACCGCCTGGTTTACTATTTACAAGTGGACGATAGCGGCTGAGTTTCTTAACGCTTTGCAACCTGACGCTGTT TCCCTTGGAAACCACGAGTTTGATCAGGGAGTCAATGGACTAACACCGTTCatcaaaaatttgaaatcacCCGTATTAGCCGCTAACTTGATACTAACCAAAGTTCCAGAGCTAGAAAAAGAAGTCAATTTAAGAAACTCTATTGTTTTTAACATATCTGGGACTCCTATCGGAGTTATAGGATATCTCACACccgaaacaaaacatttagttTTACCGAATGATGTAGAGTATATTGAAGAAACTATAGCTCTTCAAAGAGAGGTGAATAACTTGAAAGAAGATGgtgtgaaaataataattgctttAGGACATTCAGGATATTTAAAGGATTTAGAAATAGCAAAAAAAGTAGATGGGCTTAGCTTAGTTATAGGTGGTCAtacaaatacatttctttGGAATGGAACGAGTCCAGACTCTGAGAAAATTATCGGGCCATATCCAACTTACGTTACTCAGACCTCTGGAAAACAAGTGCCGGTGGTGCAAGCATATGCCTACACAAAATATTTGGGAAAACTGCATATGGTTTTCAACTCTAAAGGAGAGCTTTTGAGAGCAGACGGAAATCCAATACTTTTAGATAATTCTATACCGCAAGACCCGGAggtgttaaatattataaatcaatacaaggaaaaagttttaaattatacagaaGAAGTTATTGGTAACACATCAGTAGTTTTAGATGGCTTAAGTTGCCAACACACAGAATGTAATCTCGGTAATTTGATCGCCGATGCTATGGTATACACGTATGCTATGGATTATAATGGAGAACACTGGACAGATGCACCAATTGCTGTCATTCAAGGTGGAGGAATACGGTCTTCTATTTCTGTTACGAAAATTCCAACCACCATAACGAAGGGAGATCTAATAGCAGTATTACCATTTGAAGGAATTTTGGTAGTTGTAAAAATGACTGgaactatattaaaacaaatgctcgAACATGCAATTGCAAATCTAAGTGACTTAGATCCTCCTGGAGAATTCCTCCAGGTGTCTGGTTTAAAGGTTATGTATAATCTAGATAAGCCAATAGGTTCAAAAGTTATAAACGTAATGGCAAGATGTTGGAATTGTTCGATACCTTTGTACTCAGATGTCACTGAAAACGAAGAATACAATGTGATAATGcctaatttcatttttaacggCGGTGATGGTTATAGTATGTTCACAGGTTTACCAGTACGATCGTTAACTTATGGAGAATTTGATGCtacaagtttatatattaaacaacacAGCCCAGTTTGGCCCGAAATTGAAGGGCGAGTAATTCTGAGGCAAAATTCAGCAACAGATAGTTCTTACGTATTAAGACCaagtataatgtatattgcAATTGTAATAACAGCAACATTGCATATTTTATGA